Within the Roseicitreum antarcticum genome, the region CGCAACCCGCGCCGCGCCGTGATCTCGTAGAGCGCGCTGACCTTGGCCGCGCGACCCAAAATCGGCTCGGCCACTCTGCCGGACAAAACGCCGTCCCCGGCCAGCAGCACATTCGCCCGGTGCTCATCGAACCCCAGATGCGCCGCCACCGGCCCGGTAAAGGCTGTGAAGCCCCCCGATACCAGCGCGGCATAGCCACCCTGCGCCTGCATCGTGGCAATCAACGCCCGCCCGCCGGGCGTATAGGTGATGCGGCGCGCCAGAACCTGGTCGATGACCGCGACATCCAGCCCCTTCAACAGTGCCACGCGTTCGCGCAACGCCCCCTCGAACTCCAACTCGCCGTTCATCGCGCGCGCGGTAATCTGCGCGACATATTCACCCACGCCCGCCTCATCGGCCAACTCGTCAATGCATTCCTGCCCGATCATCGTGCTGTCCATATCGGCCAGCAACATCGACTTGCGCCGCCCGGCAGAAGGCTGCACCGCCAGGTCAATGCCGCGCAATTGCATGTCCGCCCAGACCCGGGAAAGGTTGTCGGGCCGCATGTCCAGCGGAAATTCCACCGCCACACCGGGGTTCAACCACCGCAGCGCCCCCCCGCCCCAGGCATTGCGCACCGCCGTTGCGGTGGCAGAATCGAGGACGGGCGTCGCGGGGTTGGTCATGAGGGTTGCAGTGAACATCGGCAGCCTTTCCGGGTGCAGAACAGATGAAACGACCCGCGGGGAACTAGCGCAATTTTGCCGCTTGCGCCAGCCCCGGCTTGGGCGTAAATGCGATCTCGGGACACCCTTCCCCAACGAAGGGCTTATATCTGGAAGGATACCATGACCGATACGTCGATCCCGGCAACGCGCCCGGCAAATGCGCGTTTTTCGTCCGGCCCCTGTGCCAAGATCCCCGGCTTTACCCTGAACCACCTGTCCGACGCGGCCCTTGGCCGCTCGCACCGTGCGGCTGTGGGCAAGGCAAAGCTCCTGGCCGCGATCGAGGGCACGCGCGAAATCCTCGGCATCCCCGCAGATTACCGCATCGGCATCGTGCCGGCCTCGGATACGGGCGCCTATGAAATGGCCATGTGGACCATGCTGGGCGCACGTCCGGTTGAAATGGTCGCGTGGGAAAGTTTCGGCGCAGGCTGGGTCACCGATGCGATCAAGCAACTGAAGCTCGACGCCCGCGTGCATGAAGCGCCCTATGGCCAGATCGTCGACATGGCCGCGCTGGATTACGACCGCGACGTTTGTTTCACCTGGAACGGCACCACTTCGGGGGTGCGCATGCCCGATGGCGATGCCATCCCCGCTGAACGTGGCGGCCTGACGCTGTGCGACGCGACCTCGGCCGCCTTCGCCATGGACCTTCCGTGGGACAAACTGGATGTGACCACCTTCAGCTGGCAAAAGGTGCTGGGCGGCGAAGGCGCGCATGGCATCTTGATCCTGTCGCCCCGCGCGGTTGAGCGGCTGGAAAGCTACACCCCCGCATGGCCGCTGCCGAAAATCTTCCGCCTCACCAAGGGCGGCAAGCTGATCGAGGGTATTTTCAAGGGTGAGACGATCAACACACCCTCCATGATGGCGGTTGAGGATTATCTCGTCGCGCTGGATTGGGCGCGCTCTGTGGGCGGCCTGAAGGGGCTGATCGCCCGGGCCGATGCAAATGCGCAAGCGGTGCATGATTTCGTCGCCGCGAACGACTGGATCGCCAATCTGGCCGAAGATCCCGCCACCGCCTCGACCACCAGCGTCTGCCTGAAGTTCACCGACACGCGGATCAAGGACGGCGCGGCCTTCGCCAAGGCGGTCGCGAAACGGCTGGAAAAAGAAGGCGTTGCGCTGGACATCGGCGCCTATCGTGACGCGCCCGCGGGCCTGCGCATCTGGTGCGGATCTACGGTGGAAACCTCGGACGTGGCGGCGCTGATGCCGTGGGTCGCGCATGCGTTCCATGCGGAAATCGCCGCGCAATAAGATTTCGCGGGGGCCCTGTGCCCCCGCCCCATTCCCCATTTTTCAGTCAAGGAGCCACATCATGGCACCAAAAGTCCTCGTATCCGATCAATTGTCGGAAACCGCCGTGCAGATCTTCCGCGACCGCGGCATCGACGTGACATTCGAGCCCAATCTGGGCAAGGACAAGGAGCGTTTGCTGGAAGTCATCGGCCAGTATGACGGCCTGGCCATCCGCTCGGCCACCAAGGCCACCGAAAAGGTCCTGGCGGCGGCCACCAACCTGAAGGTCATCGGCCGCGCCGGGATCGGCGTCGATAACGTCGACATCCCCGCCGCGTCGAAAAAAGGCGTTATCGTGATGAACACGCCGTTCGGCAACTCGGTCACCACGGCCGAACACGCGATCTCGCTCATGATGGCGGTGGCGCGGCAAATCCCGGCGGCCAGTGCCTCGACCCATGCCGGCAAATGGGAAAAGAACGCCTTCATGGGCGTTGAGCTGTTCAACAAGACGCTGGGCGTCATCGGCGCGGGCAATATCGGCGGCATCGTGTGCGACCGCGCGTTGGGCCTGCGCATGAAGGTCGTGGCCTTCGACCCCTTTCTGTCCGAAGAACGCGCCAAGAAACTGGGTGTCACCAAGGTGGATCTGGACGAACTGCTGGCCCGTGCCGATTTCATTACCCTGCATGTGCCGCTGACCGACAAGACCCGCAATATCCTGTCGGCCGAAAACATCGCCAAAACCAAGAAGGGCGTGCGCATCATCAACTGTGCGCGTGGCGGTCTGGTGGATGAGGCCGCTTTGGCCGAGGCGATCAAGTCCGGCCATGTCGCCGGTGCCGGTTTCGACGTTTTTGCAGAGGAACCCGCCACCAACAGCCCCCTCTTCAACCTGCCAAACGTCGTCGTCACACCGCATCTGGGTGCCGCCACGACCGAGGCACAGGAAAACGTAGCGCTGCAAGTCGCCGAACAGATGTCCGACTACCTGCTTACGGGTGCGGTGCAAAACGCGCTCAACATGCCGTCCGTCACGGCAGAAGAGGCCGCGCAGATGGGGCCGTGGCTGAAACTGGCGGGCCATCTGGGCGCTTTCGCGGGCCAGCTGACCGAAGACCCGGTCAAGGCGATCAACATCCTCTATGATGGCTCGGTCGCCGACATGAACCTCGACGCGCTGAACTGCGGCGTGATTGCGGGCATCATGAAGGCCACCAACCCGGATGTGAACATGGTCTCGGCCCCCGTGCTGGCGCGCGAACGCGGCGTGCAGATCGCTACGACCACACAGGCGAAATCCGGCGCGTTTGACGCCTATATCAAGATCACCGTTGTGACCGAGGGGCGCGAGCGTTCCATCGCCGGCACCGTTTTTTCCGACGGCAAACCGCGCTTCATCCAGATCAAGGGCATCACCATCGACGCCGAGGTCGGGGCGCATATGCTCTACACCACCAACAAGGACACGCCCGGCATGATCGGGACGCTGGGCCAGACGCTGGGCAGCAACGGGGTGAACATCGCCAACTTCACGCTGGGCCGGTCGCGGACCGGCGAGGACGCCATCGCACTTCTGTATCTGGACGAACAGCCGCCCGTTCATGTGCTGGACAAGCTGCGCGCCACGGGCCTGTTCCAGCAGGTGCGCCCGCTGCAGTTCGACATGGTCTGACACGGCAACCCGTCGTCTGGTATTCATCAAGCCCCCCACCCGGGGGGCTTGTGTTTTTGTGGCATACGCGGTTCAAACGGCCCCGGAAGGACGTCTTGGCGGCGTGACTTTGCAACCAGAAGGATGACAGATGCGGACCTATGCCATCGGCGATATTCACGGACATCTGGACCTATTGCACATCGCCCATGCGCGGATCAAAGCCGACCGCGCCGCCTGTGGTGACGCGGATGCGCCGATCGTGCATCTGGGCGATCTTGTGGATCGCGGCCCCGACAGCCGTGGGGTGCTCGCACACCTGCGCCAAGGCATCGACGCGGGGGAAAACTGGGTGGTGCTGAAGGGCAACCACGACCGGATGTTTGCCCTCTTCCTCGACGATCCCGCCGCGCAGGATGACGGTCTGCGCACGGTCTACAGCTATCTGCACCCGGCAATCGGCGGCGCGGCAACGCTGGCCTCCTATGGGGTGGCGAATCCCGCCGACCGCCCGGTGGCGCAGGTGCATATCGATGGCGTCGCCGCCGTGCCTGCGCCGGACCGTGCCTTCTTGCGGTCCCGGCCGACATGGTATCGGCGGGGCGAGGTGGTCTATGTCCATGCCGGGATCCGGCCAGGCATCGCAATGGAGGAGCAGGCCGAAACCGATCTGGTCTGGATTCGCGCGCCATTTCTGGAGTTTACCGACGATCACGGCTTTCTGGTGGTCCACGGCCATACCGCGCTGGATGCTGCGGTTCATTACGGAAACCGGGTCAATATCGACAGCAGCGCCGCCTATGGCGGCCCCCTGACCGCCATCGTGGTCGAAGGGCGCCAGACATGGATCCTGACCGACGCGGGCCGTGTCCCCCTGACGCCCGAGGCGCCCGAGAACGCCGCGCCCTGACCCCCGCCGATCCTTGGCCGTGCCCGCGCGCCGTGCCCGCGCGCTGTGCCCCCTGCCAGCCACAAACTCCGGGCATGCCGGAACGGCGCGGTAGCCGCGCGCAGCGATGCCCCGGCCCCAAGGCATTCCCTGCGCAGACAAGGCACATGGGCGCGCGTCCTATATCATGCAATGCGTGCGGGCAGCGGCGCAATCCGTTCCTTGGCGCGCCATATCTTGCATGAACAACCGGCGCGATTCGGCATAAAGCCGTGTGATTTCGGGCACATGCGCCGCCGCATCAAGGCCCCGGGCCGCCTGCGCCTCGGCCCCCGCGCAGGCAGCGGCCAGCACATCGAATCCAAGGGTCAGCGCCGCGCCCTTCAGCGCATGAAACCGTTCTTCCTGGTTCGCGGGACGGCCGCCTGCGGTCCCGCGCAATGTCAGCACCGCTTCATCCACCTCTTCCAGGAAGATGGCGGACAGGGGGCCAAAGGCATCCGCGCCGACATCGGTCTGCAATTCTTCCAGCCGGTCCCAGTTGATCATCGCGCGCTCCCATACTTGCCCGTCCGGTGTGACGCAAAAAAGTAAACAAACCCTCAACGCGAACCACGCGTTGGGAAACTTCAGGGCATTCACCACCCATTAATGTTTTGGCGCGATACATGAAGGGCACCGGCGCAGGAGGTACTTTGTGAACGACCAGTCAGGCCTTGATTCCTATGGCGATCTCATCGCAGACGCCCGTGGAATCCGGACCGTGATGGTGGTGGATGACAGCCGTGCGCATCGCCACCTGATTGCGCTCCACCTGCGCGAATGGGGGTATGACGTGCTGCAAGCCGCCAGCGGGGCAGAGGCGCTGGCGCTCTGCCGTGACCACCCTGTGGACCTGATCCTGTCAGACTGGATGATGCCGGGCATGTCGGGGATCGACCTGTGCCGCGCCTTCCGCGCCATGGCGCGTGAAACCTACGGTTATTTCATCTTGCTGACGTCCAAGACCGACCGTGGCGCGGTCGCCGAAGGGCTGGATGTCGGCGCGGATGACTTTCTGGCCAAGCCGGTGCACGCGATCGAACTGCGCGCCCGCATCAAGGCAGGTGACCGGCTGGTGAAATTGCAAGACCGGCTGCAGTTCAAGAACGCCCGGCTCCACGATGCGCTGCGTAAACTGCAAAGCATGTATGACACGCTGGACGGCGATCTGATCGAGGCGCGGAAGCTGCAACAATCGCTGGTGCGCGAACGGTTCCGCGATTTCGGGCGCGCGCAGGTGTCGGTCCTGTTGCGGCCCTGCGGCCATATTGGCGGCGATATGGTAGGCTTCTTTCCGGTGACGGGCGACGTTCTGGGCCTCTTTGCCTTCGATGTTTCGGGACATGGCGTGGCCTCGGCCATGATGACCGCGCGCCTGGCAGGCCTGCTGTCGGTCGCGTCAAAGGAACAGAATATCGCATTGTTCTGCGCCGCAGACGGCTACCACGCGCGCGCACCAGTCGATGTCGCCACACGGATGAACAACCTGATCCTGTCCGAGATGAGGACAGAAAACTATGCGACCCTCGCCTATGGCGTGGCCGATCTGCGCAACGGGCAGGTCGCGATGGTGCAGGCCGGGCATCCGCATCCCATCGTGCAACGCGCCTCGGGCGCGATCGAATGGCTCGGCGACGGGGGCTTGCCCGTCGGATTGATCGCTGGGGCGGAATACGACGGCTTCCAGATCGACCTTTTACCGGGCGACAGGTTGCTGTTCGTCTCCGACGGGGTCACCGAATGCACCAATGCCCAGGGTGAGGAACTGGGCCAGGACGGGCTTGCCACCCTGCTCGACCGGCTGCGCGACCAGCGCGGTCAGGCGTTGCTGGATACGTTGGTCTGGGATGTGGCCCGCTGGTCGGGGCGGGATGAATTTGCCGATGACATCTCGGCCACCTTGCTGGAATACAGCGGATGACCTGCGCGCAGCCTCTGTCAAAACTTGCGGGCAGATCGGATGCTTCAGCGCAACCAACCTGACGCCGGGTTGCCATGCCGCACCGCTGACGGCGCGCCCTGTCAGCCCGCGATCCGCCGCGCCACGGCGGCCATGAAATGCCGGTCGCCAGGATTGCCCAACAGCGCCGCCGCGTCGGCCAGCGGCACCCAGGCGGCGGTGTGCCCCGGTTCTACCGGCGCACCGTAACACCGAACCGGACGCGCCAGATATACCGTGCAGCGCTTCTCGGCCCAAAGGTCGTATTCCGGCATATAGGCAAAGCGGCGAAACGCCCCCAGCCGCCGCAAAGGCGCCATGCGCCAGCCGGTTTCCTCCCACACCTCGCGGTGCAGGGCGGGCAGCGCGGCCTCACCCGGGTCGATCCCGCCGCCGGGCAGTTGGAATTCCGGCTCGGGCTCGGCCTGAAAGGTCAGCAAGACATCCGTTCCGCGCAACAAGACCGCATAGACGCCAGGACGACGGGTATAGGTCTGGGCACGGTTGCGCGGCGCGCCAAATCGTCTGATCATGTGGTTCCCCTTGGCCTGCGGACCTTCAGACCATATATGCCCCCTTAAAGCCAAGCCCGAAATGCTAAGGAAACCCAATGACCCTCGGTGGACAAATCGCCTGGGACGACACCGTCCTGCCCTTTCAACTTGACCGCTCGGACATCCGGGGCCGCGTCGCGCGGTTGGATGGCGCGCTGGAAAAGGTGCTGGAACAGCACGCCTACCCGCCACAGATCGAGGCGCTGGTGGCCGAGGCCGCGCTGCTGACCGCAATGATCGGCCAGACCATGAAGCTGCGCTGGAAACTGTCGCTTCAGATCCGCGGCAGCGGTGCCGCCCGGCTGATCGCTACCGATTACTTCGCCCCCAGCGCCCCGGGCGAGCCTGCCCGCATCCGCGCCTATGCCGCGTTTGATGCCGACCGGCTGGCCCCCGATGCGGCGCCGTTCTCGCAGATCGGCGAAGGGTATTTTGCGATCCTGATCGACCAGGGCGCTGGCACCACGCCCTATCAAGGCATCACCCCGATCACCGGCAAGTCGCTGGCCGATTGCGCGCAGACCTATTTCGCGCAATCCGAACAGCTGCCGACCCGCTTCGCCCTGACCTATGGCCGCAGCCAGCTTCCGGGTGCGGCGGCGCACTGGCGCGCGGGCGGTGTGATGTTGCAGACCATGCCGAAAGCCTCACCTTTCGCCAATGCGGGCGGGTCGGGCGAAGGCGGTCTGTTGGACGCCGCCGATGTCCTTGAGGGGGACGACGCCGAACACTGGACCCGCGCCAACATGCTGCTGGACACCGTGGAGGAGTTGGAGCTTGTCGGCCCCTCGGTCCAGCCCACGGATCTTCTGGTGCGCCTGTTTCATGAGGAAGGGCCGCGCGTCTTCGACCCCCAGTCTGTGCATTTCGGCTGTTCGTGTTCTGCCGACAAGGTCCGGCAAAGCCTGTCGATCTATTCGGCAAAGGACATCCGCAGCATGACGACCGAGGAAGGCACCGTCACCGCAGATTGTCAGTTCTGCGGCGCGCATTACGTTTTCGATCCCAAAACCCTGGGGTTTGAGGCTGAAGGCGATGCCGATTGATCCGTTCCAACGGCTGCGCCACGCCTTGGCGCAGCCCGCACCGCCCTCCAGCGATTATGATCTGAACCCCGACTTTGCCGTCGCCGAAGGTCGCGTCTTGCGCGATGCGGCCGTGCTGTTGGCGTTCCAGAGCGGGCCGCGCGGCGCCGAACTGCTGCTGACCAAACGCGCCTCGCATCTGCGCCACCACCCGGGCCAGATCGCCTGCCCCGGCGGCAAGATGGACCCCGGCGATGCGACGCCAGAAGCCGCCGCCCTGCGCGAGGCCGCCGAGGAAATCGCCCTGCCTGCCGCCAATGTGGAAATCCTTGGCCGCCTGACCCCGCATGAAACCGTCACCGGGTTTCAGGTGGTCCCGGTACTGGCGCGCGTCCGCACCCCTTTCACACCGCGTGCGCAACCCGGCGAGGTGGCCGAGATCTTTGCCGTCCCCTTCGACCATATCGCCAACCTTGCGCGCTACCGCGTCGAACGGCGGCGCTGGTTGGGGCAATGGCGCTATTTCTACACCGTGCCGCTCGGCCCCTATTACATCTGGGGGGCAACCGCGCGCATCCTCCACAATCTGGCGCAACGCATGGATCAGCCATGAGCCAGGCGCAGCACCTCCGCGCCGATTGGCTGAACAGCCCCGCCACACAGGCGGCCTGCGCCATGCTGACCGGCGCGGGCCATGCGGCGTGGCTGGTCGGCGGCTGCGTGCGCGATGCGCTGCTACATCTGCCGGTCGCCGATCTGGACATCACCACCGATGCCGCACCCGAAACCATCCTGGCCCTGGCGAAAGCTGCCGGGTTGCGCGCCCTGCCCACCGGGATCGCGCATGGCACTGTCACCGTCATCATCGACGGCACCGCGTTTGAGATCACGACCCTGCGCCGCGACATCGCCACCGATGGCCGCCACGCCACCGTCGCCTTCACCACCGACATTGCGCAAGACGCCGCGCGGCGCGACTTCACCATCAACGCGCTCTATGCCGATGCCACGGGCCGGGTGCGCGACCCTTTGGGCGGCGGGCTGGCCGATCTTGAGGCCCGCCGCGTGCGCTTCATCGGCGATCCCGCCCGCCGCATCGCCGAGGATGACCTGCGCATTCTGCGGTTCTTCCGCTTCCACGCGCATTACGCCGATCCGGCGGGCGGCATCGACGCGCAGGGCCTTGCTGCCTGCGCCGCCGGGCTGGACGGGCTGGCGGGCCTGTCGCGCGAACGTGTCGGGGCCGAGGTGCGCAAGCTGCTGTCCGCCCCCGACCCCGCGCCGGCCACCGCCGCCATGGCTCAGGCCGGGGTGCTCGCCGCGATCCTGCCCGGCGCGGACCCTTTGGCGCTGGCCCCCTTGATCCATCTGGAATCGCAACCTCCCACGACGGGCATCCCCCCCCACTGGCTGCGCCGCCTTGCGGTGCTGGGCGGGGCTGACCCCGGCGCCGCGCTGCGCCTGTCACGCGCCGAACTGCGCGACCTGTCCGCGCTGCGTGACGCCATCGCCCGCCCCGATCCCCCGGCAGCACTTGGCTACCGGCTGGGTGCGGGCCTTGCCACCGACGCCACCCTTGCCCGCGCCGCGCTTATGGGCATGCCGCCTGCACCCGGCTGGCAGTCGGAAATCGCACACGGGGCACAGGCGCAGTTTCCCGTGCGCGCCGCCGACCTGATGCCCAACCTGCAAGGCCCCGCCCTCGGCGCCGAGCTGACCCGCCTTCAGGACCGCTGGATCGCATCGGGCTTCCGCCTGACCCGCGCAGAGCTTCTCGCCTAAGCGCAAAGCCCCTGCACGCGCCGCGCCGCTTGCCGTGGACTTTGCTCCCTGACCGCAATATGAAAAGCACAACGCGCACCCCCGGCTTCGGCGCGCGCGCAAAGAACACTTCCCCAGACCGCGGGCGCCCGACCTTGATTGCCGGGCGTTTTCAGCACCCAGCAAGGCACCCGAATTCCAGCGCGTCGCGTTCATGGCACAATCCCGCCGCGCCGCAGCCCTTGACACGCCCCCTGACCCCTTCGATAAAAGGTCAGCGATACACACCTATTCCCCCAAAGGCCTGCCATGCCCATCGACACTTTCCTGACGCTCCTGACGCTCGCCATGGTCTCGGCCTGGACCCCGGGGCCGAACAACGCGATCCTTGCGGCCTCGGGCGTGAACTTTGGCATCCGCGCCTCGCTGCCGCTGGTGATGGGCATTGTCATCGGCTTTCCCTTGATGGTTTTCATCGTCGCGCTGTTCCTGGGCGAGGCGTTTCAGCAATCCCTGCTGCTGCGCGAAATCCTGCGCTATGGCGGCGCAGCGCTTTTGCTTTGGGTCGCATGGAAAATCGCCACCGCCGACCGGGTGGCCAAGGCGGAGAAGGCACCCACCCCCTTCACCTTCGTGCAGGCCGCAGCGTTTCAGTGGATCAACCCCAAGGGCTGGGTGATGGCCGTGGCCCTGTCGGCGCAATTCGTGCGCGCCGACGCGCCCTATCTGACCGCCATGATCGTGACCTTCGCCTTCATCCTCTCGGCGATCACCTCGGCGCTTGGCTGGCTTTTTGCGGGCCATGCGATGCGGCGCTGGCTGTCTTCGCCCGCGCGGTTGCGGGGTTTCAACTATGTGATGGGCGGCACCATCGCACTGGGTGTCATCTATCTGTTAATCAGTTAAATACCTCTGATGGCGGCCTTCGGGGTGTCATGCCTCGGCGTATGTACTAAATCCATACCAAAGCCATACGCTTTCCATACCCGGAAAATCGCGATTCGGGACGCCCATAATCGTCTTGCCGAATCGTCTTTCCGGATCGTGGCGCGGACCTGCCCCAAGGATGCCTGACCATGCATATCTCAAACCTGATCGACGCTTTCCAACCCGCCGCAGGCCCTCCGCCGCGCAAGCTGTGGGGCTTCATTGCCTGGGCCCTGCGCGGGTCATGGCCGGTGCTGGTCGCGGCCGCCATCCTGTCGGCGCTGGCAGGCGTTTTGGAGGTTTTGTCCGCCGTGGTGCTGGGGCAAGTGATCGACGCGGCACTGGCATCAGGGCCCGGGCAGTTCTTTTCAGATAACTGGCTGATATTGCTGGGATTTGCGGTATTCTTCGTGGCATTGCGCCCGCTGTCTTTCGGGCTGGCGGCGGCGGCGAACAACATCGTCGTGGGTCCCAATGTGACCCCGCTTGTGCTGTCGCGCATCAACCGCTGGACACTGGGCCAGCCGGTGACCTTCTTTGACAACGACTTTTCAGGCCGGATCGCACAGAAACAGATGCAAACCGCCCGGGCCGTGACCGATGTGGCCAGCGAATTCATCAATACCGTGGCCTTCGCGGGGGCGTCTCTGGTCGGGTCGGTGGTGCTGTTGCTCAGCATCAACCCGTGGGTCGCGGCGTCGCTGGCGGTATGGCTGGTGGGGTACCTCTCGCTCATCCGTCTCTTCCTGCCTGCGGTGCGCAAACGCGCCGCCGCACAGGCCAGCGCCCGGGCGATGGTGACGGGGCAAGTCGTTGATACCATGACGAATATCAAGACGGTGAAGCTGTTCGCCCATGACCGTTTCGAAGATCGCGCCGCCCTCAATGCCATGGCCACCTTTCGCGGCCGGGCCATTGAATTTGGCACGGTTCAGGCATGGTTCCGCCTGTCGCTGATGGCCGTCGCAGGGATCTTGCCGGTGCTGCTGATCGGCGGCACGCTGATCTTGTGGTCGCGCGGCACGGCCAGCGCGGGCGACATCGCAGCGGCGGGCGCAGTGTCGATCCGCATCGCGCAGATGACCGGATGGGTCAGCTTCGTGCTGATGTCGATCTATGCCAACCTGGGCGAGGTCGAGGACGGCATCAAGACCCTGACCCCGCCCCACAGCCTGACCGACGCGGTGGACGCCCGTGAACTGGGCCGCGCGCAGGGCGATATCCGGTTTGAAGACGTCAGCTTCGCCTATGGCCGCAACGCGGGCGGGATCGACAAGATCAGTTTGCACATCAAACCGGGCGAGAAGATCGGCATCGTTGGCGCCTCGGGCGCGGGGAAATCCACCTTCGTGGCGCTGCTGCTGCGGCTTTATGATACCGAGGGCGGTCGCGTCACCATCGACGGGCAAGACCTGCGCGGCCTGACGCAGGAATCCCTGCGGCGCAACATTGCCATGGTCACGCAAGAGACCGCAATGTTCAACCGCTCGGCCCTCGACAACATCCGCTATGGCAAGCCTGATGCCACGATGGATGACGTCATCGCCGCAGCCCGCGCCGCCGAAGCCCATGAATTCATTGGCGATCTGGAAGATCACAGCGGCCGCAAGGGATACGAGGCGCATCTGGGTGAACGCGGTGTGCGGTTGTCCGGCGGGCAGCGGCAGCGCATCGCGCTGGCCCGGGCGTTTCTGAAAGACGCCCCCGTCCTGGTGCTGGATGAGGCGACGAGCGCGCTCGACAGTGAGGTGGAGGCCGCCGTGCAATCCGCCCTGGGGCCGCTGATGCGCGGCAAGACGGTGCTGGCCATCGCGCACCGCCTTTCCACCATATCCGAGATGGATCGCATCATCGTGCTTGACGCGGGGCGCATTGTCGAACAGGGCACCCATAGCGAATTGCTGGAAGCGAACGGGCGGTATGCCCGCTATTGGACCCGGCAATCGGGCGGGTTCATCGACGTGAAAGAGGCGGCAGAGTGATCATAACCATCGAACGGCTGGGCCATCTGGGCGACGGCATCGCCAATGTGGCCGGCGAGGGCATCTTTGCCGCGCGCACCCTGCCCGGTGAGGTGATCGAGGGCGAGGTCACGGAAAGCCGCATGGCAGCGCCGCGCATCGTCACGCCCTCGGCGGACCGGGTCAGCGCGCCTTGTCGGCATTACAAATCCTGCGGCGGCTGCGCGTTGCAGCACGCCAGCGACCCTTTCGTGGCCGCGTGGAAGGTGGATGTGGTGCGTCGCGCCCTGACCGCGCAGGGGCTGGATGCGCCGTTCCGCGCCATCCATACCTCGCCGCCCTATAGTCGGCGACGTGCGACATTGGCGGGGCGACGGCTGAAATCCGGCGCGCTGGTCGGGTTTCACGGCCGCGCCTCGGGCACCATGACCGCCGTGCCGGACTGTCACCTGCTGGATCCTGCGCTGACGGCTGCCTTTCCATTGCTGGAGGATCTGACCGCACGCTTTGCCTCACGCAAGGGCGAGATCGCGTTGACCGTGACGCATGCCGCTGCAGGGCTGGACATCGCGGTGACCGGCGGCAAGCCGCTGGATGACGCCTTGCGTGCCGAACTGGGCGCCTGGGCGGGGGCCAATCCCGTGGCGCGACTGGCCTGGGACGCCGAAATCGTGGCGCAGGCTGCCCCCCCAACGCAACCCTTTGGCCGCGCCCATGTCGCCCCGCCACCGGGGGCCTTCCTGCAAGCCACCCCGCAGGGCGAAGGCGCGCTACTGGCCGCTGTGCGCGACGCAGTGGGCGATTCACGCCGGGTGGTGGACCTGTTTGCGGGCAGCGGCACCTTTACGTTGCCACTGGCCGAAACGGCCGAGGTTCTGGCGGTCGAGGGCGAAGCACCCATGCTGGCCGCCCTGGACACCGGCTGGCGGCAGGCGCCGCACCTGCGCCGCGTGACCACCCAGGCACGCGACCTGTTCCGGCGCCCCCTGCTGCCGCCCGAGTTCAAAGGCTATGATGCCGTGGTCATCGACCCGCCCCGCGCCGGGGCCGAGGCACAGGTGTCCGAGCTTGCCCAGTCGGACATGCCCGTCATCGCCGCCCTGTC harbors:
- a CDS encoding NUDIX domain-containing protein, with the translated sequence MIRRFGAPRNRAQTYTRRPGVYAVLLRGTDVLLTFQAEPEPEFQLPGGGIDPGEAALPALHREVWEETGWRMAPLRRLGAFRRFAYMPEYDLWAEKRCTVYLARPVRCYGAPVEPGHTAAWVPLADAAALLGNPGDRHFMAAVARRIAG
- the hslO gene encoding Hsp33 family molecular chaperone HslO; amino-acid sequence: MTLGGQIAWDDTVLPFQLDRSDIRGRVARLDGALEKVLEQHAYPPQIEALVAEAALLTAMIGQTMKLRWKLSLQIRGSGAARLIATDYFAPSAPGEPARIRAYAAFDADRLAPDAAPFSQIGEGYFAILIDQGAGTTPYQGITPITGKSLADCAQTYFAQSEQLPTRFALTYGRSQLPGAAAHWRAGGVMLQTMPKASPFANAGGSGEGGLLDAADVLEGDDAEHWTRANMLLDTVEELELVGPSVQPTDLLVRLFHEEGPRVFDPQSVHFGCSCSADKVRQSLSIYSAKDIRSMTTEEGTVTADCQFCGAHYVFDPKTLGFEAEGDAD
- a CDS encoding CoA pyrophosphatase; the encoded protein is MPIDPFQRLRHALAQPAPPSSDYDLNPDFAVAEGRVLRDAAVLLAFQSGPRGAELLLTKRASHLRHHPGQIACPGGKMDPGDATPEAAALREAAEEIALPAANVEILGRLTPHETVTGFQVVPVLARVRTPFTPRAQPGEVAEIFAVPFDHIANLARYRVERRRWLGQWRYFYTVPLGPYYIWGATARILHNLAQRMDQP
- a CDS encoding CCA tRNA nucleotidyltransferase; protein product: MSQAQHLRADWLNSPATQAACAMLTGAGHAAWLVGGCVRDALLHLPVADLDITTDAAPETILALAKAAGLRALPTGIAHGTVTVIIDGTAFEITTLRRDIATDGRHATVAFTTDIAQDAARRDFTINALYADATGRVRDPLGGGLADLEARRVRFIGDPARRIAEDDLRILRFFRFHAHYADPAGGIDAQGLAACAAGLDGLAGLSRERVGAEVRKLLSAPDPAPATAAMAQAGVLAAILPGADPLALAPLIHLESQPPTTGIPPHWLRRLAVLGGADPGAALRLSRAELRDLSALRDAIARPDPPAALGYRLGAGLATDATLARAALMGMPPAPGWQSEIAHGAQAQFPVRAADLMPNLQGPALGAELTRLQDRWIASGFRLTRAELLA
- a CDS encoding LysE family translocator translates to MPIDTFLTLLTLAMVSAWTPGPNNAILAASGVNFGIRASLPLVMGIVIGFPLMVFIVALFLGEAFQQSLLLREILRYGGAALLLWVAWKIATADRVAKAEKAPTPFTFVQAAAFQWINPKGWVMAVALSAQFVRADAPYLTAMIVTFAFILSAITSALGWLFAGHAMRRWLSSPARLRGFNYVMGGTIALGVIYLLIS
- a CDS encoding ABC transporter ATP-binding protein, yielding MHISNLIDAFQPAAGPPPRKLWGFIAWALRGSWPVLVAAAILSALAGVLEVLSAVVLGQVIDAALASGPGQFFSDNWLILLGFAVFFVALRPLSFGLAAAANNIVVGPNVTPLVLSRINRWTLGQPVTFFDNDFSGRIAQKQMQTARAVTDVASEFINTVAFAGASLVGSVVLLLSINPWVAASLAVWLVGYLSLIRLFLPAVRKRAAAQASARAMVTGQVVDTMTNIKTVKLFAHDRFEDRAALNAMATFRGRAIEFGTVQAWFRLSLMAVAGILPVLLIGGTLILWSRGTASAGDIAAAGAVSIRIAQMTGWVSFVLMSIYANLGEVEDGIKTLTPPHSLTDAVDARELGRAQGDIRFEDVSFAYGRNAGGIDKISLHIKPGEKIGIVGASGAGKSTFVALLLRLYDTEGGRVTIDGQDLRGLTQESLRRNIAMVTQETAMFNRSALDNIRYGKPDATMDDVIAAARAAEAHEFIGDLEDHSGRKGYEAHLGERGVRLSGGQRQRIALARAFLKDAPVLVLDEATSALDSEVEAAVQSALGPLMRGKTVLAIAHRLSTISEMDRIIVLDAGRIVEQGTHSELLEANGRYARYWTRQSGGFIDVKEAAE